A genomic window from Streptomyces sp. HUAS YS2 includes:
- the allB gene encoding allantoinase AllB, with amino-acid sequence MPDVQLVLRSTRVITPEGTRAASIAVSGGTIAAVLPYDAEVPAGARLEDFGDDVVLPGLVDTHVHVNDPGRTEWEGFWTATRAAAAGGITTLLDMPLNSLPPTTTVEHLRVKQDVARTKAHIDVGFWGGALPDNVKDLRPLFDAGVFGFKCFLSPSGVDEFPELNQDQLATSLAEIAGFGGLMIVHAEDPHHLAAAPQKSGAKYADFLASRPRDAENTAVQNLIDQARRLNARVHVLHLSSSDALPLIAAAKAEGVKITVESCPHFLTLTAGEVPDGATEFKCCPPIREASNQDALWEGLADGTIDCIVSDHSPSTADLKTGDFASAWGGISSLQLGLPAIWTEARRRGHGLDDVVRWMSAAPARLAGLARKGAIEAGRDADFAVLAPDETFTVDPAGLQHRNRVTAYAGRTLYGVVKSTWLRGERIHDGGELAEPSGLLLGRND; translated from the coding sequence TTGCCCGACGTACAGCTCGTATTGCGTTCGACCCGTGTCATCACTCCCGAGGGCACCCGCGCGGCATCGATCGCCGTCTCCGGCGGGACGATCGCGGCGGTACTGCCGTACGACGCCGAGGTCCCGGCCGGCGCCCGGCTGGAGGACTTCGGCGACGACGTCGTGCTCCCCGGGCTCGTCGACACCCATGTACACGTGAACGACCCCGGCCGCACCGAGTGGGAGGGCTTCTGGACGGCGACCCGTGCCGCGGCGGCCGGTGGCATCACCACCCTGCTCGACATGCCGCTGAACTCACTGCCGCCGACCACCACGGTCGAGCACCTGCGGGTCAAGCAGGACGTCGCCCGGACCAAGGCGCACATCGACGTCGGCTTCTGGGGCGGCGCCCTCCCGGACAACGTCAAGGACCTGCGGCCGCTGTTCGACGCCGGGGTCTTCGGCTTCAAGTGCTTCCTGTCGCCGTCCGGCGTGGACGAGTTCCCGGAGCTGAACCAGGACCAGCTGGCGACTTCGCTCGCCGAGATCGCCGGGTTCGGCGGACTGATGATCGTGCACGCCGAGGACCCGCACCACCTGGCGGCGGCCCCGCAGAAGTCGGGCGCGAAGTACGCGGACTTCCTGGCGTCCCGGCCCCGTGACGCCGAGAACACGGCGGTCCAGAACCTGATCGACCAGGCCCGCCGGCTCAACGCCCGCGTCCACGTCCTGCACCTGTCGTCCTCCGACGCGCTGCCGCTCATCGCCGCCGCCAAGGCCGAGGGCGTCAAGATCACCGTCGAGTCCTGCCCGCACTTCCTCACCCTCACGGCCGGGGAAGTCCCGGACGGCGCGACCGAGTTCAAGTGCTGCCCGCCGATCCGCGAGGCGTCCAACCAGGACGCGCTGTGGGAGGGCCTGGCGGACGGGACGATCGACTGCATCGTCTCCGACCACTCGCCGTCCACGGCCGATCTGAAGACCGGCGACTTCGCGTCGGCCTGGGGCGGCATCTCGTCCCTCCAGCTCGGCCTGCCGGCGATCTGGACCGAGGCCCGCCGCCGCGGCCACGGCCTGGACGACGTGGTCCGCTGGATGTCCGCCGCCCCCGCCCGGCTCGCGGGTCTGGCGCGCAAGGGCGCGATCGAGGCGGGCCGGGACGCGGACTTCGCGGTCCTCGCGCCCGACGAGACCTTCACCGTCGACCCGGCCGGGCTCCAGCACCGCAACCGGGTCACCGCCTACGCGGGCAGGACGTTGTACGGCGTGGTCAAGTCCACCTGGCTGCGCGGCGAGCGCATCCACGACGGCGGGGAACTGGCCGAGCCCAGCGGGCTGCTCCTCGGCCGGAACGACTGA
- a CDS encoding aspartate/glutamate racemase family protein, which yields MRILVANVNTTESITESIGRQAAAAASPGTEIVPLTPAFGAESVEGNYESYLAAIAVMETVRAYPEPFDAVIQAGYGEHGREGLQELLDVPVVDITEAAATTAQFLGRSYSVVTSLDRTVPLIEERLHTAGLSARCASVRASGLAVLDLERDEKAAVEAIVEQAARAVEDDRAEVICLGCGGMSGLTERVVERTGVPVVDGVSAAVTIAESLVRLGLSTSKVRTYAPPRPKRIVNWPPQAR from the coding sequence ATGCGCATTCTCGTCGCCAACGTCAACACCACTGAGTCGATCACCGAATCCATCGGCCGGCAGGCGGCGGCCGCGGCCTCCCCCGGCACCGAGATCGTCCCGCTGACCCCCGCCTTCGGGGCGGAGTCCGTCGAGGGCAACTACGAGAGCTACCTCGCCGCCATCGCCGTGATGGAGACCGTCCGCGCCTACCCCGAGCCGTTCGACGCGGTGATCCAGGCCGGGTACGGCGAGCACGGCCGGGAGGGCCTGCAGGAACTCCTCGACGTGCCGGTCGTCGACATCACCGAGGCGGCGGCGACCACCGCCCAGTTCCTCGGCCGCAGTTACTCCGTCGTCACCAGCCTCGACCGGACGGTCCCGCTGATCGAGGAGCGGCTGCACACCGCCGGCCTGAGCGCGCGGTGCGCCTCCGTGCGCGCCAGCGGGCTCGCCGTGCTCGACCTGGAGCGCGACGAGAAGGCGGCCGTCGAGGCCATCGTCGAGCAGGCCGCCCGCGCGGTGGAGGACGACCGGGCAGAGGTCATCTGCCTGGGCTGCGGAGGCATGTCCGGCCTCACCGAGCGCGTCGTCGAGCGCACCGGGGTGCCCGTCGTCGACGGCGTGAGCGCCGCCGTGACCATCGCCGAGTCGCTCGTCCGTCTCGGCCTGTCCACCTCGAAGGTGCGCACGTACGCGCCGCCGCGGCCCAAGCGGATCGTCAACTGGCCTCCGCAGGCCCGCTGA
- a CDS encoding NCS1 family nucleobase:cation symporter-1, with translation MTAVDARPPETADGASSVLYTYDLAPTKKEGRRWGAYNVFTLWANDVHSLGNYAFAIGLFALGLNIWGILAAFALASVLLFLLLTLSGFMGHKTGVPFPVMSRIAFGIKGAKIPAAVRGIVAIAWFGIQTYLASTVLSALLIAMFPGLRSLDANSLLGQSTLGWITFMTLWALQLVIVSYGMQMIRRYMAFAAPTTLITMCALAIWMFVRADAAISLSVDAPLTGGAMWLQILQAAALWVVIYGTFVLNFCDFTRSAKSRASIVRGNVIGIPLNMLFFAVIVVVLSGAQFKLDGRIITSPTDIVRTIPNMLLLATASLALIALTVAVNLLANFVAPIYALIDLFPRRLDFRRAGVVSAVLGLAILPWNLYNSPIVVNYFLGGLGALLGPLFGVIMADYWLLRKARINVPDLYTENPQGEYHYRGGFNPRAVAAFVPSAAVAVVVALLPFFQSVAGFSWFVGAILGAALYALIADRGAQIRDVDGEAIAVAAE, from the coding sequence ATGACCGCTGTGGATGCCCGGCCGCCCGAGACCGCCGACGGAGCCAGCTCCGTCCTGTACACCTACGATCTGGCCCCCACGAAGAAGGAGGGGCGCCGCTGGGGCGCGTACAACGTCTTCACGCTCTGGGCCAACGACGTGCACAGCCTCGGGAACTACGCGTTCGCGATCGGCCTCTTCGCCCTCGGGCTGAACATCTGGGGCATCCTGGCCGCCTTCGCCCTCGCGTCGGTGCTGCTCTTCCTGCTCCTGACGCTGTCCGGGTTCATGGGGCACAAGACGGGCGTCCCCTTCCCCGTCATGAGCCGCATCGCGTTCGGCATCAAGGGTGCGAAGATCCCGGCGGCCGTCCGCGGCATCGTCGCCATCGCCTGGTTCGGCATCCAGACCTACCTGGCCTCGACCGTCCTGAGCGCCCTGCTCATCGCGATGTTCCCGGGGCTTCGCAGCCTGGACGCGAACTCGCTGCTCGGCCAGTCGACCCTCGGCTGGATCACCTTCATGACCCTGTGGGCCCTGCAGCTCGTCATCGTGAGCTACGGGATGCAGATGATCCGGCGGTACATGGCCTTCGCGGCGCCCACCACCCTGATCACCATGTGCGCCCTCGCGATCTGGATGTTCGTCCGTGCGGACGCCGCGATCTCGCTGTCCGTCGACGCGCCGCTCACCGGCGGCGCGATGTGGCTGCAGATCCTGCAGGCCGCCGCGCTGTGGGTGGTCATCTACGGAACGTTCGTGCTCAACTTCTGCGACTTCACCCGGTCCGCGAAGAGCCGCGCCTCGATCGTCCGCGGCAATGTCATCGGCATCCCGCTGAACATGCTGTTCTTCGCGGTCATCGTCGTGGTCCTCAGCGGGGCACAGTTCAAGCTCGACGGGCGGATCATCACCAGCCCCACGGACATCGTCCGGACCATCCCGAACATGCTGCTGCTCGCGACGGCCTCGCTCGCGCTGATCGCCCTGACGGTCGCGGTGAACCTGCTGGCCAACTTCGTGGCGCCGATCTACGCCCTGATCGACCTCTTCCCGCGCCGGCTCGACTTCCGCCGGGCGGGCGTGGTGAGCGCGGTCCTCGGCCTGGCGATCCTGCCCTGGAACCTCTACAACAGCCCGATCGTCGTGAACTACTTCCTCGGTGGGCTCGGCGCCCTGCTCGGCCCCCTGTTCGGCGTGATCATGGCGGACTACTGGCTGCTGCGGAAGGCCCGGATCAACGTGCCCGACCTGTACACGGAGAACCCGCAGGGCGAGTACCACTACCGCGGCGGCTTCAACCCCCGGGCCGTCGCGGCCTTCGTGCCCAGCGCCGCGGTCGCCGTCGTCGTCGCCCTACTGCCCTTCTTCCAGTCCGTGGCCGGATTCTCCTGGTTCGTGGGCGCCATCCTCGGCGCCGCGCTGTACGCGCTGATCGCGGACCGCGGCGCGCAGATCCGGGACGTGGACGGCGAGGCCATCGCCGTCGCCGCCGAATGA
- a CDS encoding YciI family protein, which produces MEFLCYHRDRPGSTTLRGELLEEHWSYMDRFEKELIARGPTFAEDGETPSGSVHIVDLPDPAAARAFAFDEPNHQAGIFRDVLVRRWRNLLGRTMWDFPGGRTGGNRFLVLGFGAGEPVDLEVPADSSELIAYGPLLSDDGAAWLGTAMLVRAPDADTARAILTADRYAAVEVHDWEFGGRR; this is translated from the coding sequence ATGGAGTTCCTCTGCTACCACCGAGACCGGCCCGGTTCGACGACGCTGCGCGGCGAGCTGCTGGAAGAGCACTGGTCCTATATGGACCGCTTCGAGAAGGAGCTGATCGCGCGCGGGCCGACCTTCGCCGAGGACGGCGAGACGCCCAGCGGCAGCGTGCACATCGTCGATCTGCCCGACCCCGCCGCCGCCCGCGCGTTCGCCTTCGACGAGCCGAACCACCAGGCCGGCATCTTCCGGGACGTGCTGGTGCGGCGGTGGCGCAACCTGCTGGGGCGCACGATGTGGGACTTCCCCGGCGGTCGGACCGGCGGCAACCGGTTCCTGGTGCTCGGGTTCGGCGCGGGGGAGCCGGTGGACCTCGAAGTCCCGGCGGACTCAAGTGAGTTGATCGCCTACGGGCCGCTGCTGTCGGACGACGGGGCCGCCTGGCTGGGCACGGCGATGCTCGTCCGCGCGCCGGACGCGGACACGGCGCGCGCGATCCTGACGGCTGACAGGTACGCCGCCGTCGAGGTGCACGACTGGGAGTTCGGCGGGCGCCGGTAG
- a CDS encoding aromatic amino acid transaminase codes for MLELLPTPPADPLWELTAAYADDPRPERLNLVLGVYRDHTGTTPVMAAVREAEVRLAEGSASKEYRGLSGSTAFNRAMLSMVLGPEAGPERAAAVQTVAGTGALRLLADLMHRTHPGATVWISDPAYVNHRPILEAAGLQVRTYGLLDSAGLPDPARMLDDLRAARRHDVVLLQGCCHNPTGVDPSPEAWDALADMAEATGWVPLVDLAYHGLGDGLEADLRATRMLAARLPEVLIAVSCSKNFGLYNDRTGCAIVLGPSRQALRHVETTLQNAARTLYSMPPEHGAAVVTTVLEDTSLRTMWRAELDVMRDRITSNRSDLAAHLAALGRGAEAESLARQKGMFSMLPLSADEMRDLRRRFAVYGTSAGRINIAGITAHRIPHLARSISAVLTGADAEAVAARGGTLHR; via the coding sequence ATGCTTGAGCTGCTCCCCACCCCGCCCGCCGACCCGCTGTGGGAGCTGACCGCCGCATACGCGGACGACCCGCGGCCGGAGCGTCTGAACCTCGTGCTCGGGGTGTACCGGGACCACACCGGGACCACCCCCGTCATGGCGGCGGTCCGGGAGGCGGAGGTACGTCTGGCGGAGGGTTCCGCCTCGAAGGAGTACCGGGGGCTGTCCGGCAGTACGGCCTTCAACCGGGCCATGCTGTCGATGGTCCTGGGCCCGGAGGCCGGCCCTGAGCGGGCCGCGGCCGTCCAGACGGTGGCCGGCACCGGGGCACTGCGCCTGCTGGCCGACCTGATGCACCGCACGCACCCCGGCGCGACGGTGTGGATCAGCGACCCCGCGTACGTCAACCACCGCCCCATCCTGGAGGCGGCCGGCCTGCAGGTCCGGACGTACGGCCTGCTGGACTCCGCGGGCCTTCCCGACCCCGCCCGCATGCTCGACGACCTGCGTGCCGCGCGGCGCCACGACGTCGTGCTGCTCCAGGGGTGCTGCCACAACCCGACCGGTGTCGACCCCTCCCCCGAGGCCTGGGACGCACTGGCGGACATGGCCGAGGCCACCGGTTGGGTGCCCCTCGTCGACCTCGCGTACCACGGGCTCGGCGACGGCCTGGAGGCCGACCTGCGGGCCACGCGGATGCTCGCCGCCCGGCTGCCGGAGGTCCTGATCGCGGTCAGCTGCTCCAAGAACTTCGGCCTCTACAACGACCGCACCGGCTGTGCGATCGTCCTCGGCCCGTCCCGTCAGGCCCTGCGGCACGTGGAGACCACACTGCAGAACGCGGCGCGCACCCTGTACTCGATGCCTCCGGAGCACGGCGCGGCCGTCGTCACGACCGTCCTGGAGGACACGTCCCTGCGTACCATGTGGCGTGCCGAACTCGACGTGATGCGCGACCGGATCACGTCGAACCGCTCCGATCTGGCGGCCCATCTCGCCGCGCTGGGCCGCGGTGCCGAGGCGGAGTCCCTCGCCCGTCAGAAGGGGATGTTCTCGATGCTCCCCCTCAGCGCGGACGAAATGCGGGACCTGCGGCGCCGGTTCGCCGTCTACGGCACGTCCGCCGGCCGCATCAACATCGCCGGGATCACGGCCCACCGCATCCCCCACCTGGCCCGCAGCATCAGCGCCGTCCTCACCGGCGCGGACGCCGAGGCGGTCGCCGCGCGGGGCGGCACGCTGCACCGCTAG
- a CDS encoding DMT family transporter, with protein sequence MVTTNTAEAAPPGARGASRALGAAGRGGLSPRTAGLLALGFTVIIWAGFALSARALGSSTLLPADAALLRFGVPLVVLAPALWRRRHLLRAVRPGPAAKIVCGAGVPFFLMVMYGGSLTSAAFVGAIVPGMVPLFVSALVVASGRSLPRGTQTAGLVLIVTGVVALVWRHTTALDQDVLLGSGALLVASGLWALYTVGLREVELDPVGSIGLLCLPSFAVVALLVLTGVLPTGIAHAAGGDVLLFLVVQGLGVGLCAGLLYAFAIRRLGPERSAVVGSLSPVVVVLLAVPLLNESPTLSVLVGVPLITSGVVLANRRPRPKGPADA encoded by the coding sequence GTGGTCACGACGAACACGGCAGAGGCGGCGCCGCCCGGGGCGCGGGGAGCCTCGCGCGCGCTCGGCGCCGCTGGGCGCGGCGGGCTGTCGCCGCGGACGGCGGGCCTGCTGGCCCTCGGCTTCACCGTGATCATCTGGGCCGGGTTCGCCCTGAGCGCCCGGGCGCTCGGCTCCTCCACCCTGTTGCCGGCCGACGCCGCGCTGTTGCGGTTCGGCGTCCCGCTGGTCGTCCTGGCGCCCGCGCTCTGGCGCCGTCGGCACCTGCTGCGGGCCGTGCGGCCGGGCCCGGCCGCCAAGATCGTCTGCGGCGCGGGGGTGCCGTTCTTCCTCATGGTCATGTACGGCGGCTCGCTGACGTCGGCCGCGTTCGTCGGTGCGATCGTGCCGGGCATGGTCCCGCTGTTCGTCTCCGCGCTCGTGGTGGCGAGCGGGCGCAGCCTGCCGCGCGGCACACAGACGGCCGGTCTCGTGCTGATCGTCACCGGAGTCGTCGCGCTGGTGTGGCGCCACACGACCGCGCTGGACCAGGACGTGCTGCTCGGTTCGGGCGCACTGCTGGTCGCCAGCGGACTGTGGGCGCTCTACACGGTGGGGCTGCGGGAGGTGGAGCTCGACCCCGTCGGGTCCATCGGGCTGCTGTGCCTGCCGTCGTTCGCCGTGGTCGCCCTGCTGGTGCTGACCGGCGTCCTGCCGACCGGGATCGCCCACGCGGCCGGCGGTGACGTCCTGCTGTTCCTCGTCGTACAGGGACTGGGGGTCGGTCTGTGCGCCGGCCTGCTGTACGCCTTCGCCATCCGCAGGCTGGGGCCGGAGCGCAGTGCGGTCGTCGGAAGCCTGAGCCCGGTCGTCGTCGTCCTGCTCGCCGTCCCCCTCCTCAACGAGTCGCCGACCCTTTCCGTCCTGGTCGGCGTTCCCCTGATCACCTCGGGTGTCGTCCTCGCGAACCGGCGCCCCCGACCCAAGGGTCCCGCCGATGCTTGA
- a CDS encoding Lrp/AsnC family transcriptional regulator has protein sequence MDLRIIHELQADGRLSNQDLADRVRLSPSPCLRRVRRLEEAGLISGYTAMVDQVAFGLPITVFVRIGLERHTAEAVNVFEHHVGLIDHIQDCYLMAGSSDYLLRIVIESLEAYERLVRTRIHAIPGIASIESSFAFGSVKQSKVFPRPSPA, from the coding sequence GTGGATCTCCGGATCATCCACGAGTTGCAGGCGGACGGACGGCTGTCCAACCAGGACCTCGCCGACCGCGTCCGGCTGTCCCCCTCCCCGTGCCTGCGCCGGGTGCGGCGCCTGGAGGAGGCCGGCCTGATCAGCGGGTACACCGCGATGGTCGACCAGGTCGCCTTCGGCCTCCCGATCACCGTCTTCGTACGGATCGGCCTGGAACGCCACACCGCCGAGGCGGTCAACGTGTTCGAGCACCACGTGGGGCTCATCGACCACATCCAGGACTGCTATCTGATGGCGGGCAGCAGCGACTACCTGCTCCGCATCGTGATCGAGAGCCTGGAGGCGTACGAGCGGCTGGTCCGCACCCGGATCCATGCCATCCCCGGGATCGCCTCCATCGAGTCCAGCTTCGCCTTCGGCAGCGTCAAGCAGTCCAAGGTCTTCCCCCGGCCGTCCCCCGCCTGA
- a CDS encoding prolyl oligopeptidase family serine peptidase — MRGVIDDDPYLWLEDISGEAALAWVAERNAETAAALAGDPGFAELKRRLREVLDASDRIPYTVRRGAFLYDFWQDAEHVRGVWRRTTLEQYRKDAPEWEVLLDVDALAEAEDEKWVWAGARVRHPAYDRALLLLSRDGGDAVVVREFDLATRTFVEGGFEVAEAKTRIGWIDADTVFVGTDLGPGSLTDAGYPRTVRRWRRGTPIEEAALVFEAETGDVAAWGHRDTTPGFEREFVGRSPDFFRTEMHLVADGGELVRIDVPDDADAYIHRQYLIVTLKSEWLGHPAGALLAFGFDAFLAGDRTAEVLFSPDERTALAGQSWTRRHLILETMRDVTTRIEVLTPPTGGAGGWTREPLADVPALSVAGIVDTDPDVSDEYFLDVSGFLQPSTLSRGEIGGDSEILKQAPARFDATGLEVRQHFATSADGTRVPYFVIGPDRTATGPGPTLLYGYGGFEVSLTPFYSGVTGRAWLERGGTYVIANIRGGGEYGPRWHQAALRAERPRAFEDFAAVAADLVARGITTPAMLGAEGGSNGGLLMGAMLTRYPELFGAIVSEVPLLDMCRFHKLLAGASWIAEYGDPGDEADLPHLRLLSPYHHLAADRTYPPVLLMTSTRDDRVHPGHARKTAARLRELGHEVLFHENTGGGHSGASDNEQVAHNDALVHTFLWRHLTS, encoded by the coding sequence ATGCGGGGTGTGATCGATGACGACCCGTACCTGTGGCTGGAAGACATCTCGGGCGAGGCCGCCCTCGCCTGGGTGGCCGAGCGGAACGCGGAGACCGCGGCGGCACTGGCCGGCGACCCCGGTTTCGCGGAGCTGAAGCGACGGCTGCGGGAGGTGCTGGACGCCTCCGACCGGATCCCGTACACCGTGCGGCGCGGGGCGTTCCTGTACGACTTCTGGCAGGACGCCGAGCACGTGCGCGGCGTGTGGCGGCGGACGACGCTGGAGCAGTACCGCAAGGACGCCCCCGAATGGGAGGTCCTGCTCGACGTCGACGCGCTCGCCGAGGCCGAGGACGAGAAGTGGGTGTGGGCCGGGGCGCGGGTGCGGCATCCCGCCTACGACCGGGCGCTGCTCCTGCTCTCGCGGGACGGCGGGGACGCCGTCGTGGTCCGCGAGTTCGACCTCGCCACCCGGACCTTCGTCGAGGGCGGCTTCGAGGTCGCCGAGGCGAAGACCCGGATCGGCTGGATCGACGCCGACACCGTCTTCGTCGGCACGGACCTCGGGCCCGGCTCGCTCACCGACGCGGGCTATCCGCGCACGGTACGCCGGTGGCGGCGCGGCACCCCGATCGAGGAGGCCGCGCTCGTCTTCGAGGCGGAGACGGGGGACGTGGCCGCCTGGGGCCACCGCGACACCACGCCCGGCTTCGAGCGCGAGTTCGTCGGCCGCTCACCGGACTTCTTCCGGACCGAGATGCATCTGGTGGCCGACGGCGGCGAGCTCGTCCGCATCGACGTGCCGGACGACGCCGACGCGTACATCCATCGCCAGTACCTGATCGTCACCCTCAAGTCGGAGTGGCTCGGGCACCCGGCGGGCGCCCTGCTCGCGTTCGGCTTCGACGCCTTCCTGGCCGGCGACCGCACCGCCGAGGTGCTGTTCAGCCCCGACGAACGCACCGCGCTGGCCGGACAGTCGTGGACCCGCCGCCACCTGATCCTGGAGACGATGCGCGACGTGACCACCCGCATCGAGGTGCTCACCCCGCCCACGGGCGGAGCCGGCGGCTGGACCCGCGAGCCGCTCGCGGACGTCCCGGCGCTCTCCGTGGCCGGCATCGTCGACACCGACCCCGACGTCTCCGACGAGTACTTCCTGGACGTCTCCGGATTCCTCCAGCCCTCGACTCTCTCTCGCGGTGAGATCGGTGGTGACTCGGAGATCCTCAAGCAGGCCCCGGCCCGCTTCGACGCGACAGGTCTGGAGGTGCGCCAGCACTTCGCGACCTCCGCGGACGGCACCCGGGTGCCGTACTTCGTGATCGGCCCCGACCGCACCGCCACCGGCCCCGGCCCCACGCTGCTCTACGGCTACGGCGGCTTCGAGGTCTCGCTCACCCCGTTCTACAGCGGGGTCACCGGCCGCGCCTGGCTGGAGCGCGGCGGCACGTACGTGATCGCCAACATCCGCGGTGGCGGCGAGTACGGCCCCCGCTGGCACCAGGCCGCGCTCCGCGCGGAACGGCCGCGCGCCTTCGAGGACTTCGCGGCCGTCGCCGCCGACCTCGTCGCCCGCGGCATCACCACCCCCGCGATGCTCGGGGCCGAGGGCGGCAGCAACGGCGGCCTGCTCATGGGCGCGATGCTCACCCGGTACCCGGAGCTGTTCGGCGCGATCGTCTCCGAAGTACCGCTCCTGGACATGTGCCGGTTCCACAAGCTGCTCGCCGGCGCGTCCTGGATCGCCGAGTACGGAGACCCGGGCGACGAGGCCGACCTGCCCCACCTGCGGCTGCTCTCCCCGTACCACCACCTCGCCGCGGACCGGACCTACCCGCCGGTGCTCCTGATGACCTCCACCCGCGACGACCGCGTGCACCCCGGCCACGCCCGCAAGACCGCCGCCCGGCTGCGCGAACTCGGCCACGAGGTGCTGTTCCACGAGAACACCGGCGGCGGCCACTCGGGCGCTTCCGACAACGAACAGGTCGCCCACAACGACGCCCTGGTCCACACGTTCCTCTGGCGGCATCTCACGTCCTGA
- a CDS encoding sigma-70 family RNA polymerase sigma factor, with protein MAAQHGTELVRAAQAGDPGARDQLVAAYLPLVYNIVGRALNGHHDVDDVVQETMLRALDGLGRLRSPDSFRSWLVAIAMNAVRSHWHAQQTGVRTGVLDEARDVAQPGGDFVDLTVVRLNLSGQRRETAEATRWLEPDDSALLSLWWLECAGELSRYEVAVALDLSTQHTAVRVQRMKEQLDTARIVVRALSQNPPCPALRSEIGTWDGRPSALWRKRIARHARACARCAGLWSGLVPAEGLLAGLLLVPPAVALLASVRESAGPGLAGASYGYAAADRYGAGDAYGAGDAYGARGAYGEADPFGAGEPYAPSDPYEVSADPAGFPSDTSASTVAMPPGGRNGRGARRRREQRRQRDRRRAALAAGIAVVTVAGGSFYLISGPEEGREIVDAAGTEAAGTPLSVASFPSAVPSSSSASPSASPSKKPSATPSRPAEPKPATKPATRPASPPPRPRPTTAPMDSGAGSTVGQVIALVNSERSKAGCGPVTGNDLLHKAARGHSDDMAARDFFDHTNPDGDGPGERITAAGYRWSTYGENIAMGQRTPAQVMDSWMNSPGHRANILNCAFKEIGIGVHDAGGPYWTQVFGAR; from the coding sequence ATGGCAGCTCAGCACGGTACGGAACTGGTCAGGGCCGCACAGGCCGGGGACCCGGGGGCGCGCGACCAGCTCGTCGCCGCCTACCTGCCCCTGGTCTACAACATCGTCGGACGGGCGTTGAACGGTCACCACGACGTCGACGACGTCGTCCAGGAGACGATGCTGCGCGCGCTCGACGGCCTCGGCCGGCTCCGCTCGCCGGACAGCTTCCGGTCGTGGCTGGTGGCCATCGCCATGAACGCCGTCCGCAGCCACTGGCACGCCCAGCAGACCGGCGTCCGCACCGGCGTCCTCGACGAGGCCCGGGACGTGGCCCAGCCCGGCGGGGACTTCGTGGACCTGACCGTGGTCCGGCTCAACCTCTCCGGCCAGCGCCGCGAGACCGCCGAGGCGACCCGCTGGCTGGAGCCCGACGACAGCGCCCTGCTGTCGCTGTGGTGGCTGGAGTGCGCCGGGGAGTTGAGCCGTTACGAGGTGGCGGTGGCCCTGGACCTGTCCACCCAGCACACCGCGGTCCGGGTGCAGCGGATGAAGGAACAGCTGGACACCGCCCGGATCGTCGTACGGGCCCTGTCGCAGAACCCGCCCTGCCCCGCCCTGCGGTCCGAGATCGGCACCTGGGACGGCCGCCCCTCCGCGCTCTGGCGCAAGCGAATAGCCCGGCACGCCCGCGCCTGCGCGCGCTGCGCCGGCCTGTGGAGCGGGCTCGTCCCGGCGGAGGGACTGCTCGCCGGACTGCTGCTGGTCCCACCGGCGGTCGCCCTGCTCGCGAGCGTCCGGGAGAGCGCGGGACCGGGGCTCGCGGGCGCCTCGTACGGGTACGCGGCGGCGGATCGGTACGGCGCGGGGGACGCGTACGGAGCGGGGGACGCGTACGGAGCGCGGGGCGCGTACGGCGAGGCGGATCCTTTCGGCGCGGGCGAACCGTACGCGCCGTCCGATCCGTACGAGGTTTCCGCCGACCCCGCCGGGTTCCCCTCGGACACCTCCGCGTCCACCGTCGCCATGCCGCCCGGCGGACGGAACGGCCGCGGCGCACGCCGCCGACGGGAGCAGCGGCGGCAGCGCGACCGCCGCCGTGCCGCCCTCGCCGCGGGCATAGCCGTGGTGACGGTCGCGGGCGGGTCGTTCTACCTGATCTCCGGTCCCGAAGAGGGCCGGGAGATCGTCGACGCGGCGGGTACGGAGGCCGCCGGGACCCCGCTGTCCGTCGCCTCGTTCCCGTCCGCCGTCCCGTCCTCGTCCTCCGCCAGCCCCTCCGCGAGCCCGAGCAAGAAGCCCTCCGCCACCCCGAGCCGCCCGGCCGAGCCCAAGCCGGCGACGAAGCCCGCCACCCGGCCCGCGTCGCCGCCGCCCCGCCCGCGCCCCACCACCGCACCGATGGACTCCGGGGCCGGCTCCACCGTCGGGCAGGTGATCGCCCTGGTCAACTCCGAGCGTTCGAAGGCCGGTTGCGGCCCGGTGACCGGGAACGACCTGCTGCACAAGGCCGCGCGGGGCCACTCCGACGACATGGCGGCGCGCGACTTCTTCGACCACACCAACCCCGACGGCGACGGCCCGGGGGAGCGCATCACGGCCGCCGGGTACCGCTGGTCGACGTACGGCGAGAACATCGCGATGGGACAGCGCACCCCGGCGCAGGTCATGGACTCCTGGATGAACAGCCCGGGCCACCGAGCCAACATCCTGAACTGCGCCTTCAAGGAGATCGGCATCGGCGTCCACGACGCCGGCGGCCCGTACTGGACCCAGGTCTTCGGCGCGCGCTGA